Sequence from the Pseudopipra pipra isolate bDixPip1 chromosome 16, bDixPip1.hap1, whole genome shotgun sequence genome:
gacctgactggccttccaggacctaaAGGAGCtacaagaaacatggagagagactgtttacaagggcctggagtcacaggacaggggggaatggctttaaactgccagagggcagggatagatgggatattggaaaggaattcttccctgggagggtggggaggccctggcacaggttgcccagagaagctgtggctgccccatccctgggagtgcccaaggccaggttggacagggcttggagcagcctgggacagtggaaggtgtccctgcccatggcagggggtggcactggatgggctttaaggtcccttccaacccaacccagtcTCTGATTCCATGAAAACACCAGGCAGGAAGGATGTCTTTCTACTTAAACATGAACTTGTTCAGTTCACTTCACTCAAAACCTAATTTTATCAGTTTTATCACCTGAGTTGTTTAGTTGAAAACaacctattaaaaaaacccctaaagcTCTTTCTTACATCCCAGCACTGCAAGTGGCAATGTGGGACTTGGAATTATGGTGTATCATAGCCTTGACCTTGAAAATTAAACTTCTGGATGGAAAATGTTCCATAACCTGTGTATTCCATTCTGTCATTAGTTCAGCCACTGCTGCCTGGAATGATCTGTCCTGGTGCAGATCTTTGCAGCTTTCCAGAACTGTGTTTTACAGCTGATGGTTTTCCATTCTACCTCCAAAATATTGTAAAATAGCTGTAGATCCTTGTGTGGCTCTGTTGGGTTTCTGTAGAAACATGTCTGTAGCTAAGTTAGTATCTTGTTTGTGCCATTCTGTAATTTTCCAGGGAACCTTGGAATCCCTtgtttgggatttatttttttctctcctcttgcAGGGTCTCCCCTCAGGGATGGTGTGCTAATTAAACAGGCACTCAAACTGCTTTACAGCAACGAGTCACTGTACAGGAATGTGAGTCATTAAAACTCTTTCTCTAAATTACCTCTTCTGTCCTGTTACTTCTCCAAGGCAAGGATTTCCCATCAGAaccttttttctctgaataattCATACCTCTGTGGGCAGGTTTCACTCAATAATATAAATGTCCTGTTGTGTTTCAGCCCAAATGCTGGAGTTCCCTCATCATGGTTTTGGGTAGTAGCAATTTGCTGGCAAAAAGTGGGCACCTAAATCCTTTATCCCTGAAGGAGCCACCACTTGACTTCCAGGAGGTAAGTGGGACAGTGCTGGGAAGAGGAAGAATCTGTTGTCTTGGTTTTATACAAGTTCTTTTGATGTGGGCATTAACTGGTTCTGCTCAATGCCAGGGGTGACTTTGCAGGGCCTCATCCAGTGCTCCACTTTATGTGCCAAGTGTAACACTCTGCAGAATGTTGGGATTGAGGAGTGTTAAAGGCAGCTGGAAACAGGTTAATTCTGGTACTGTTTCTGTGCCTGTTCATGTGGACGTGGATCAGATAAcaaagggcctggagtgactgacaggacaagggggaatggcttcacccTGAAGGAGGTTTAgttgggatattgggaaggaatccttccctgggagggtggggaggccctggcacaggttgcccagagaagctgtggctgccccatccctgcaagtgcccaaggccaggttggaccagccttggagcaacctgggctggtggaaggtgtccctacccataGAGGGGGTGGAATCagttgatctttaaggtctcttccaacccaaaccaccctgaTTCTACCAGAGATCGTTGAAGAGCCACCCTGGTGCTGTCTGGGGTGTGGGCAGTGATCCTCCATCCCTGACCTgtgcctccctccttcccttgcaGGGAGTCCTGGCTGCCAGTGGGAGCCTCTTGGAGGAACTGAAGGCCAAAGTTAATGTTTCTTTGCCACCTTCTATTTTCTCTCCTCAGGTGAGCGTGCTCGTGGCAATAAGGGAATTTACCATCTGAGTTATTGTGCCTGAGGTACAGCACTGGTGGAAATGGGGTTTGGTTATAACAAGTTTTTAAGAGGGGCTggaagagttttttttttaagggggaAACAGCTTAAAACTGTTCTTAGCAGAGTTTaaaggctggagcagagatctGAAGGTAAGAAAACTGTGAGGGTCTGTTCTGGTCTGACACATCTTCAGTCTAGGACAAGTTTTACTCCCTAACTATCCAAATTTATGCATTTATAAAGTGGGAGGGCTGGTAAGAATTGATTCTGTTTTAATGTCTCCCAGGGTGATCTTGTGTTATTTGGTTCAAACAGGAGACTGTCCTTTAAAAGCTTGTCACTGCTTGTCTCAACACTCAGAATAGCCCAGAATTTCTAAATTTCCCTTAAATTAGGGTTTCAAATATAGAGGAGCATGTTTGAAGGTGACTGGGAAAATATTCTATATTCAATGCTCCTCAGTACATCTGAGGAGCtctcttatctttttttttttttttttttacttcttttgagGAAATTCAGTTTATTCTCCAGATATATGACTCCTGAGctggaattttttccctttaattctCTGTTTCTGCTTCTGTGGCTTCATGTCTCTGTGAGCACTTGGAGAGCACCAGGTGAACAAGCTGCATgaataaaatacttattttttccccccttttttgcTCTTCATGAGTTCTTGTGGATGTGTTGTCTGACCTCCAACCTCTGGCTGAAATGGGAGGACCTGATTTGACTGGATACACTATAAAATAGTGGGAAAATGGGCTTTTAAAGCTCTTTCTCTTGCTGTTGGTGTCTCTCCTGTAGCTGCGCCACGAGGCTTGTCTCATCATGGCAGTAAAAGCAGTGCAACGGATGCTCTTTTGTGACCTTCCATACCTGACTTCCTTCTTGGAGATAGCCCTGGCCTTTGGGGTGAGTGCTGGATACTGATTCCTGCTCTAAGAGATTAAATCAAATGGCATTTAAAATCTCTGCAACACCCTCCTGGAGGTTTTAGACACATTTAACTTgtttcagctttgctttttattttagtctttttgctgttgggtttttgttttttttttattttgaagaaattgtTGCTACCTCAGTTAAATCACTGATCCTACTTTATCTCACCCTAGAATAACTTCTGGGCTCTGAGGCTGTtactggagcacctctcctacgaAAAACACATTCTCCATGGCACTGTCTCCCTGATTTTGAGAGACCTCAGTCATCAGAAAGCAACAGTCCTAAAACTGTGAGTAAACACTCGCTGCTGAGCTCTGTTTGTTTATGGAAATAGCAGGAGAGATAATCCTCAGCTCTTGGAAAGCAGCCAGTGCTTTGGAGCAGGCAAGGATGCCAATCCCAGGAGCAGCCCAGGTGAGCTGTCTCAGCAGCCCCTCTGTTTGCAGGTGGCAGAACCTCGGTGCCCAGTACGTGGGTGAGTTCCTGTGCCTGTTCCTGACCTGCAGGCACCAGGAGATCCAAAACATTGGCCTCTTCACCCTGAACATCATCACAGAGAACCTGCACATGTGAGTGGGAACTGCCCCAGAGCCACAGGGAAAATCCtggggctgcctcagagcaggGCTCACAATCTCCCTCTGTGTTTCAGGTGTCCATGGGCAAAGCATCTCAGCATCTTTTTCCACAATTCAGTGAGTACCTcaatgtttttatatttatatatggtttttatattatattattattatatatattatattataatataatatataatatattatatcaCACATAtgatataatattatatataatgtataatatTATATTGTATTATTTATAGTATATGAGATCATATTTCTAATATCTTAGACCATATTTCTAATATCTTAGACAGACCATATttctaatatatatttattcttacagtaaaatatttaaataagacAAACATTATTTACCAACCAAGCAGATCAATGACAACTACATTACTTGCCAGTTAGATATTTAAACATATAATTTTGTCTCTGGTGTATCAAATATGTCAGTGTCATTTATTGCACCCTCCTGGAAGTCCCCCAAGGAATTATAACTCCATTTCTCTGCCCAGGGATTGAGGCACCTCCCCCTCGGCGCAGCAGTTCACCACGAAGTCTCCAAGTTCATGAAAATTTTTGAACAACTGTGATTCGACTTCAAATCTTGGGGaatgttttccagtttttctgaGCAATGTCTTCCTGGAGCCCCTtggttttcctttggttttcatCTCCAGAAACATTCAGCTAAAAACCGACTTCAGGCCAGGaccctgagctgggagagggacaGAGCTGTGGTTTGGGAATTTCCTTTCTTGCAGTTCCACGTGTTGGAAGGGGTTTAAGTTGTTTTTAAAGAGTTGATCCCCAGAGATTctgggagagggacagggatggagttggagcagagCGAGTTTTCACTCCTGTGGGGACAGGACAAGGCAAAACTGCTGAGAGGGGGAAAGCTTAAACCAGGGAAAGTCCTGTTTTCCATGAAACCACGAGCCACTGGAGGCTGAAAGATGGACTGAAACTTCAGTGATCCCAGTCTGGCAGCAAAGGAAGATAAATGTTCCCATGTGCCAAACTGCACTTTGCACATTTAGGGGTTTGGGAGGGGTTTGTGGCTTTTTGTTATCCCAAAGAAGCTGCAGTTACTTGAGTTTTCTAAGGAGTGTATTGAAATCAACAGCACATCAATTAAATATTGTCACTTGGATTGTTTTGTTTGAgaggtgttttttgtttgtttgggaggtgttttttgtttgtttgggaggtgttttttgtttttgtttgggagtatttttgtttttgctggggagtatttttgtttttgctggggagtatttttgtttttgctggggagtatttttgtttttgctggGGAGTGTTTTTGCTTGTTGGGGAGTTTTTtgagggggttttgtttggggttgggattttttggcTCTTTAATGGCAGTTGGgttctgtttggattttttggggggcGTTGTGAGTTTTTGGAGTTTtagagtttgggggtttttatgacttgatttttttgggagggttggcttctgtttggggttttttggacTTTGAGTTTTtggttaggggttttttttttttgtttgtagggtttttttagggGGGTCTTGGGgcttttgggatttttttagctttgttttgtctggggtttggggcttttttggcTTTGGgttggactgggatgggagtccATATTTCTCTGTATCACCCCATTCCAAGTCCAGGGAGAGGGGATCAGGTGAGGGGGCAGGCTGGGAACTGCTCCTTTACTGTAAGTAAACAGCACATCTATTCATTATTTATCCCCTTCTGAATTTTAATGACCTATAGCAGCCCTATGGATCCCATACATAATGATTTAATCTTTTATGGATGAGGAAAAGGACTTTGTGTGGAGCTCTGCACTTCGCTGGGGGCAGGAATTGCCATCACAGTGGAAAACCCAAAGGTAAAGCTCCAGGTATAATTGAGATATGAAGCAGCtcattaaaaatggaaaagtgtCTCCAAAAAGTCTCCAAAAAACTGGAGAAGGAAATGGGCACCTGGAGCTGCTTCCTCCAAATGCTGTATTTCAgcaaacacagctctgctgctttagCTCAGCTGAGGCTGCCAAGCTCTAAGTGCAAGAGCTGCAAGGAAGGGCCTGTAGCAAAAAGGAAACTTCAGCTGAAAATAAGGAATTTATCTCATATTCTTCCGTCTGGagtgggaatgtgggaatgCCATCCCCTAGTCCAGGGAGGAATGtacctgccttggctggggggcagcagttcctgtgctgggtcagtgcagcccttggagcaccAACAGGGTCTTAAGGACATTTAATTGCTTAATATTGCTTGGATTACTCTCAGTGTGCTCTGTATAAATCCCCTCGCTATATTTAAGGAGCAACAAGTTGTGGAGCTGCTGCTACACCCCTGtgtccttcccagccctgctcagggaggaatgggatgcacatcccagcagTGGAATCCTGGGCAAGGAGGCTGAGATCCTTTGGGAGCTGAGCAGAAaaggcggggagggggcagctTTACCCCTTCCCCGAGGTGGGATCTGTACAATGAAGTGTCAGGGGGAGGATTTGCCCCCACCCAactctgcctctgcctcagctgcacttcccaccctcctctgctcctgtgctccgACCGTTCCTGCCAAGGACACTCCCGGACCTGCTGACTGAGTGGATCCCTTTGGAGTGTGCCCTGGAGAGCTGAGGTATGGAAAACACCCCCCAGAGAGCCCTAATTAGCAGCTGGGACTGAGGGCagacccccccccagctcccaggggggCTCTGCAGAGTGGGGGGAGCTGTCAGAGGGAAAGTCCTCCAAGGTCAcagagtcccccctgtgcccgatgcccaccttgtcccccagcccagagcactgagtgccacggccaggccttcctgggacacctccagggatggggactccaaacctccctgggcagcccctgccagggcctgaccaccctttccatggagaaattcctcctgatgtccaacctgaccctcccctggcacagcttgaggccgtttcctctctcccttgttccctgggagcagagccccacCCCCCCCGGCTCCACCCTCCTTCCAGGGAATTCtagagtgagaaggtccccccctgagcctccttttctccaggctgagcccccccagctccctcagctactccctcaggcacagggtgtgactcctggggtgtcctgggcagggctatgccttggactcaatgatccctgtgggtcccttccaactcagcatattctgtgattcctggtgttccagccccttccccacctctgttcccttccctccagcccctcagcgTCCTTCCTATCATGGGAAGGCCAAAACTCCCCCCAGGATTTGTGATGCTGCACTCAAAGAGGGGCAGGTTCTGTGCCCAGGATGCTCCTCTGTCCCTGTCCTTGGACTCAATCAGGTGTGGGGAGCGGGTTGGGAGCCCCTGCCATGCACAGGAGTCTCCAGCTGCCCACCCAGCCAAAAATACTCTGTTTTAATAACAGCACTACGCAAAGTCAAAGCCCAGCtcgttgctgctgctgccagattAACAGATGGCCCCGATCATTAATATTGCAAAACTTCAGGAGTTCATAATTCTTTAATCTACCCAGCCCGGGGGGGGTGGGGAGTGCAGGCCCTGCAatctgctgtgccaggggctgccCCCCACCATCCATCAGGGTTGGGGCCACCCCGACCCCCCAAATTTGGGCACCCGTGCTCCtggtcctgcctgcccagacaAATCCTGGCCGTGGAGCCGCTCCCGGGCCGAGCTCCGGCAGGAGGGACGGACCTGAACCCCCCGGGCTCGTTTTAGGGTCTCTGGGGGCTCCTGAATTCCCCCCCAGTGCCATCAGATTGCGGCAAATCCAGGGCAATCCAATAACCCACCGCCCGTGTTGTTTTGCCATTAAAGCCGAGCCTTTCCCGGCGCTGGGGAGGCAGCGCGGGGAGATTTAGGGCTGATGTCAACGGGCGGATAATCCCGACTCCGGGCCGGGATCACTGACCTCCCGCATGGGAACGGGGGGCACGGGGGCGAGGGGACCCCCACGGGAGCCCCGCGGCGTTGGGGGGTTGTTTCCAGCAGAGCAAAGCTCCGGGTTTGGCCCCGAACAGCTCCATCGatcctggcccagccccagctcctgcctcctctcccgGAGCGCTGGTGGCTccaggaggctgcagggaggCTCTTCCATCGATTATCCAGGAGGGATGAGGGTGGAAGGGAGGCTGGATCAGcaccagcctcctcctggcccCTGCACACTGGGCTGAGAaatcaaacatatttttatatatatatttatatatttttaaactatttttaatatatatgtatttccTATATCTGGCCCATATAGAGAAGATGCCTCTTTCAGTAAgcctttatatatattttatatatttatatatatatataaatatatatatatttatatatatagttataGATACTTActgaaatatattattttatatataatgcaaatataataatataatgcaatataatataatatatgatGGAATTAGAtcatctttaaagtcccttccaacccaacccattccatgattctatgatataatATATAGCATCATTTTATATGTGTTTTTATATGTAAATGAACACAAATGTaagcatgtatttgtgtgtatACTTGTATTTCTGTGCATTATATATTGTCTATAACATatataagaaataataaatttgaTGTATGGTATAAATTTGATCATATCTGCATACACAAATGCATAGAATAGAGATATATATTTTCCACTGCCatgcatattttatatatatgtatttgtgtgtgtatgtatgtattttcatatatatatatactctcTTGACTTTATGTATATGCacatataataataatataatacaatacaatataatataatatatcaTATCATGGAATGAGATGgcatttaaggtcccttccaattcacCCCATAATTCTATTAtttcatatacatatatatatgtgtgtgtgtgtgtgtgtgtgtatgttgcAGAGGGGACAAACTCCTATAAGGCCACAGGTCCAGGAAAGAGGAGCTTTAGGGGCTGTATTTGGACAATTTTGCTTTGTGGAaaccttgttttgttttgttgtttgttttttttttaagcagcaaaGTTTACTTTAAGTTTAGTTTTAATGTGTTGTTTAATGAAGGGGGGGTGGGAGAGTGGTGGTGTCACTTCTTTGTGGTTTCACATCAATTATCTTGTTTTTAATCAGTTCCCAACTGTTCCAGGGTTTTGTCCCTCCCTATAACTCCCACATCGATATTTTTTGAACGTTGCCCTTTTCCCCTTGTGCTGCCCCCGCCCTTTCACCCTCCATATGTTCAGTCCCAACTGCTCACTTGGGCCATTTACCCCTCTTCTGTATTCCCCCTTTTTTTACCCATCCCCTCCCCAGGTGccccccagcctctcctgcccctccagCACTAGGAAAGTGGGAAGAACCACAACATCCAGAGGCAGCAGAGTGGGAAAGCCTCGGAGGGCCGGCTTTGGCAGGGATGCTGCCGgggatgcaggcagggaaacagggagggatgcaggcagggatATGGGGAGGGATACAGGGCCTCCCTGGGGTTCCGCTGTGTCCCACCACACATCCCCTCCCTCCTGGGGGCCCTTCTGTCCCTCGggtgggggagggcagggataACCCCAATTTGGCAGCTCGGCCGCCGGGTACCGGGGCTGTGCTTCCATCCCGGGCGCTCACGTTCCGCGGAGCCAAATCCCCCGGGAGCAGCGGGGGGAGGACGCTCCCATTATCCGGCTCCTGCCGTGGCGGAGGCAGCTGGACCAGCCGTGCATTAATAGATTACACAGAGGATTTGGACTCGCCAACATCCAGGGAAGCGCTCTCGGGAGGGACACGGGCAAGGCCAGGGCGGCTTCCCGAGCCCGCGGCGACGGACACGGCCCCGCTCCCATCCCGCTGACTCCTTCCCCGGCACAGGTAGGTGCAGGGCTCGCTCCTGGCGCTGGGATGCTGCCGGGATGACTGGAGAagggctggggatgctggtcCCCATCTGCCTCCAGGGATCAGAGCCCGGGGAGGCCGGAGCGTGGGGCTCATCCCTCTCCCGGCCGTTTTTCGGGGGATGCTCTGCggagaagcagagctggggcagccCGGGCggctgccaggctgtgctggagcagggctggcattGAGCTGTGCCGCGGGGGGGTGGATTTCATccccctgcagcacccccagcccttccctgacCTTCTCCTGAGGGCTGCAGCCTGTCCAGGGGTGTGGGACGGGGCGTGTGGGCATCCTTGGGCATCATCACCCGAGGAGGGTCCGGAGGGTCTGGGGCCACGGGCAGTGGAGGGTCCCCTTGTGCCACAGGGGTGGCACAaggggtggcacagggacacaggtgCTCGCAGAGGGTCTCATgtgcctgtcctgctgcctgtgccccatCGGCTGCTGTGCCTCAGTGTCCCCACCATGCACGTCCCCCCCCAGGGCCACTGCTGGGGGAAACGGGGGCCAGGGGGTTTGCCTTGCTCCCCAAATCagtgctccccatccctgtgagCCATTTCCAGGGCTGTTCACACCCAAAATCCCTCCTGGCCCGCTGGGATCTGTGACCAGGCAGGAAAAGGACAAAcacccccctcctctccccaggcaGCCTCCGGGGGCTGTTTGACACTCCCCACCCAGAGCGATGCCACCATCCAAATTTCAGTCAAATCTGGCTGGTTCCCTGGGTTTTGCATGTGCCCCTGGGCTACAAGAGAGGGGGGCACTGGGCACCTGCCCCATGCCAGCCTCACACCCACAGGTAAGAGCAGCCTCTGCCTCGCCAGAACAACCCCAAAATCTCCTGGAGCCACCGGTGGGGTTGGAAACCTCCCCCAGGAGCGTGGTGACCTCTGTCTCCATCCTGGGGAACCCCTCTTTAggggtgcagagcagggggggTTGGGGCAGGACACGGCCCCactgtgcccattcccagccccacagggctCCCGGACCCCACCATGGACGAGTGGGACCTCCCACAGTGGAAGAAGGAGGTGGAAAGCCTCAAGTACCAGCTGGCCTACAAGAGGGAGATGTCCTCCAAGACAATACCTGAGTGAGTGGGTGCCCACTtctccccctccatcccatcctccttcccatccctgtgccctcGGGAGCAGAGTCCGGCTCTTCTCCACCCCAAACttcccccctcaaatcccctgggggggtccccaaatgAGATTTTCTCCTTCATGGCTCTTCAAACCCTCCAAGCCCCAGCAGCAGAAACCCACCAGTGTCCCCAAAgcccctctctctcttcctctccacaACCCCCCCCCGTGCCAACCCCTTTCCAGCCGCCCGTGCTCCGGTTGGGATGTGGCAGCAGCCACGGGACCCCCTGGCACCCCGGGAGCCCCTCAATGTGCAGATCCCCTTTTTCCAAATGACTTCAACCTGTAAAACCAAGCCATGGGAGGGAATTTCCCCTCCTGGTTtgcccctctctgctcccccagcaccaTTCCCAATGGATCAGGGATCCCATGATTGCTGCCACCGGAGCAGGATTTATCCCGGACACTGAGCCCCCCCCCAATTCCTGTTTTGCTGCCACACAGCCCCCGCCCTACACCCCTTAAACCTTTTagcaggggctgtgcccacccctcctgtccctctccaCAGGTTTGTGAAGTGGATCGAGGACGGCATTCCCGAGGATCCCTTCTTGAACCCGGAGCTGATGAAAAACAACCCCTGGgtggagaaaggcaaatgcaccaTCCTCTGAGGGGTCCCCCCTGTGCTGCCCCTGCTGAATGTACTTTTTTTATTAGTTAGTTCCAATATGAGAACCTGAACAAAACCCTGCCCTCACCTGTCTCCTTCTTTTTAGTAGTAGAAGTGGTTTTATAtttgggggggacacgggggggcagagtgggggggcaggagcagcaaaggTTTCTCTGGGGTTTTGCTGCAGCTTCATCTCAGACCTCACCCAGCTCTGCCATCAAACAGGAACATTTTGCAACTtgtaaagaaaatttttataaagaaaccctcattttcagtgattttaaatacttttgtaTACTGTAGGATATCTCATTTTGCAGCAAAACAGGCATAATATGACAACTAAAGGTTTattaataaacagaaaaatacttcattattcatttttttagacacattttatttccttatttttttaaacaaaataagtcggtgataaaaaaaaactaaacgAAGATCATGGACACAGGGTTTAGAGAGCCAAAATCCAGCTGATCCCTTGAGTTCCAACCCTGATTTCCTGGCTCCAGCTAGAGCAGGTCCCTGATGTAGATGTTCCTCCTGACAGCGTTGGAAACCCCCTCGTTGAAGCGGAACCACACGTCGCTCTTCCCCACGGCCTTTCCCATCTGCTTCTCCAGGGACTCCTCCTTGGAGgcctgaggggctgcagggggaggaaATCCACCTCAAAAATTTGCAGAAAACCTTAAAGTCACAACCCGTGCccaggctggagggagagggggcaatcagggagctgctgccaggaatGGGGGGGttgggaagggcagagctgaTGCTCCCGTGTCCTGGATCCTGCAAACCCTTCAGCACCCAGAATTCCATTTGGATGGTGCCAGAACCCATGGACTTGCCCACAGGATCCCCCCTGTCCGTTGTTGTGGGGTCTGTTCACCCaactccccctccccaccccactgATGTCCCCGGGGATGGTGCTGAGGGACAGAGCCGCTTTTTGGGGTGGGCATTGGGAATGAAGGGaccccctccagcagcacccatggtcaccccatccctctgccacccacctgtgccaccccctgtcccctctgtcaccctcccagggctggggccacCCACAGCACCCCATCCCTGTCACCCACCCAGGGCCGAGGCCGCCTGTTTGCGCTGGAGTGGCCGcccaaaaaaatccacctcGGGCTGTGAAAGGCAAAGAGCAGGAGGTGAGTTGGttctgcagcacctgcacttccAGCTCCCCTTTGGAGATGACCAAAAAGAAGGGAAGTTCCTGTCTGGGCAAGGCTCAGTCACCCCAGGGCGGttccagggagagcaggagccaCATGCAAATGTGGGAAGGGCTCAGGGGGATGCAAACAGATTCAAAtccggggggggggaaaggcaaAATTTCAGGGTGCTAAAGTCAGGTTTTACAGCCAGCCAAGGGCTGGAAGCTGAGCCCTGGAGAGGGGCAGTGGCAGGGAACCACCTCTGCTCCCCTTAAACCTGTcaccctctgctcccctgggccactgttgggatgcccagagtgGGATCAGTGGATGGATGCACCTCTCCACAGCTCCCGAGCAGCCCTCCCACCCTGCAGCTTCCACAGAGCCCAAATTCAGC
This genomic interval carries:
- the GNG13 gene encoding guanine nucleotide-binding protein G(I)/G(S)/G(O) subunit gamma-13, with product MDEWDLPQWKKEVESLKYQLAYKREMSSKTIPEFVKWIEDGIPEDPFLNPELMKNNPWVEKGKCTIL